A stretch of Vulpes vulpes isolate BD-2025 chromosome 4, VulVul3, whole genome shotgun sequence DNA encodes these proteins:
- the CXXC4 gene encoding CXXC-type zinc finger protein 4: protein MNTNVCVEPGPSPEAPGLPKESHLPEGALNSLVDYNSEMERYRSFATSFYKTNGGAFPQAAKIARITTPIFPSSAAAAAAAARIGMSPWNCDNAATAAAATAMLWGSGGGGGGGGGGGGGGGGGGGGGGGGGRKSSSAAASASASSSAILPAGGGGGGGGGGGGGGGRTSMHHRNDSQRLGKAGCPPEPSLQMANTNFLSTLSPEHCRPLAGECMNKLKCGAAEAEIMNLPERVGTFSAIPALGGISLPPGVIVMTALHSPAAASAAVTDSAFQIANLADCPQNHSSSSSSSSGGASGANPAKKKRKRCGVCVPCKRLINCGVCSSCRNRKTGHQICKFRKCEELKKKPGTSLERTPVPSAEAFRWFF, encoded by the coding sequence ATGAACACCAATGTCTGCGTGGAGCCGGGGCCGAGCCCGGAGGCCCCGGGCTTGCCCAAGGAGAGCCACCTGCCCGAGGGGGCCCTCAACAGCCTTGTGGATTACAACTCGGAGATGGAGCGCTACCGCTCCTTCGCCACCTCCTTCTACAAGACCAACGGGGGCGCCTTCCCGCAGGCGGCCAAGATCGCGCGCATCACCACCCCCATCTTCCCCagcagcgccgccgccgccgcggccgccgcgcgcATCGGCATGTCCCCCTGGAACTGCGACAACGcggccaccgccgccgccgccaccgccatgCTCTGGGgcagcggcgggggcgggggcggcggcgggggcggcggcggcggcggcggcgggggcggcgggggcggcggcgggggcggcaggaaatcctcctccgccgccgcctccgcctccgcctcctcctcggCGATCCTccccgcgggcggcggcggcggcggcggcggcggcggcggcggcggcggcggcaggacCAGCATGCACCACCGAAACGACTCCCAGAGGCTGGGGAAGGCTGGCTGCCCGCCAGAGccgtcgttgcaaatggcaaatacTAATTTCCTCTCCACCTTATCCCCCGAACACTGCAGACCTTTGGCGGGGGAATGCATGAACAAGCTCAAATGCGGCGCTGCTGAAGCAGAGATAATGAATCTCCCCGAGCGCGTGGGGACTTTTTCCGCTATCCCGGCTTTAGGGGGCATCTCATTACCTCCAGGGGTCATCGTCATGACAGCCCTTCACTCCCCCGCAGCAGCCTCAGCAGCCGTCACAGACAGTGCGTTTCAAATTGCCAATCTGGCAGACTGCCCGCAGAatcattcctcctcctcctcgtcctcctccggGGGAGCTAGCGGAGCCAACCCGGccaagaagaagaggaaaaggtgTGGGGTCTGCGTGCCCTGCAAGAGGCTCATCAACTGTGGCGTCTGCAGCAGTTGCAGGAACCGCAAAACGGGACACCAGATCTGcaaatttagaaaatgtgaagAGCTAAAGAAAAAACCTGGCACTTCGCTAGAG